One Lysobacter enzymogenes DNA segment encodes these proteins:
- the gorA gene encoding glutathione-disulfide reductase: protein MSESEQAQFDLIVVGGGSGGLAGAFRAAEHGARVALLEPSLLGGTCVNVGCVPKKAMWLAADIGAKLRMAQSLGFAVDAPPQQPCELDWPTFIVHRQRYIAGIHDSYRKRLDKAGIVVAPMRARLLDARTVECENGARMGAARILIATGGHAVKPAIPGAELGGTSDDFFQWTAAPKRVAIVGAGYIAVELAGVLQALGSQVELFARGQRLLEGFDHELTAQLADDYCQSGVRLHFGHAVAALEADGARVRVRGADGSLSEAFDKVLFATGRKPNTAGLGLENAGVELDANGFVRIDELNATSVAGIDAVGDVTPDPPLTPVAIAAARRLMDRLYGGGGAKLDRNDIPTVVFAHPPIGKVGLTEDEARARWGDNLHIYRAGFRPMLYALAESPQRSLFKLVCVGQERRVVGIHLLGEAADEMLQGFAVALKRGITLDDLRDTVALHPTSAEEVVLMR from the coding sequence GTGAGCGAATCCGAGCAAGCACAGTTCGATCTGATCGTCGTCGGCGGCGGCTCCGGCGGCCTCGCCGGCGCGTTCCGCGCGGCCGAGCACGGCGCGCGGGTGGCGCTGCTGGAGCCGAGCCTGCTCGGCGGCACCTGCGTCAACGTCGGCTGCGTGCCGAAGAAGGCGATGTGGCTGGCCGCCGACATCGGCGCCAAGCTGCGCATGGCCCAGTCGCTGGGCTTCGCCGTCGACGCGCCGCCGCAGCAGCCGTGCGAGCTGGACTGGCCGACCTTCATCGTCCACCGCCAGCGCTACATCGCCGGCATCCACGACAGCTACCGCAAGCGCCTGGACAAGGCCGGCATCGTGGTCGCGCCGATGCGCGCGCGCCTGCTCGACGCGCGCACGGTCGAATGCGAGAACGGCGCGCGCATGGGCGCCGCGCGCATCCTCATCGCCACTGGCGGGCACGCGGTCAAGCCGGCGATCCCCGGCGCGGAACTGGGCGGCACTTCCGACGATTTCTTCCAATGGACCGCCGCGCCCAAGCGCGTGGCCATCGTCGGCGCCGGCTACATCGCGGTCGAACTGGCCGGCGTGCTGCAGGCGCTCGGCAGCCAGGTCGAGCTGTTCGCGCGCGGCCAGCGCTTGCTGGAAGGCTTCGACCACGAACTCACCGCGCAGCTGGCCGACGATTATTGCCAGAGCGGCGTGCGCCTGCACTTCGGCCACGCCGTGGCCGCGCTGGAAGCCGACGGTGCGCGGGTGCGGGTGCGCGGCGCCGACGGGTCGCTGAGCGAGGCGTTCGACAAGGTGCTGTTCGCGACCGGGCGCAAGCCCAACACCGCCGGCCTGGGCCTGGAAAACGCCGGCGTGGAGCTGGACGCGAACGGCTTCGTCCGCATTGACGAACTCAACGCCACCAGTGTCGCCGGCATCGACGCGGTCGGCGACGTCACCCCCGATCCGCCGCTGACCCCGGTCGCGATCGCCGCCGCGCGCCGGCTGATGGACAGGCTCTACGGCGGCGGCGGCGCCAAGCTGGACCGCAACGACATCCCGACCGTGGTGTTCGCCCATCCGCCGATCGGCAAGGTCGGACTGACCGAGGACGAGGCGCGGGCGCGATGGGGTGACAATCTGCACATCTATCGCGCCGGCTTTCGGCCGATGCTGTACGCCCTGGCCGAGTCGCCGCAGCGCAGCCTGTTCAAGCTGGTCTGCGTCGGCCAGGAACGCCGCGTGGTCGGCATCCACCTGCTCGGCGAAGCCGCCGACGAGATGTTGCAAGGCTTCGCGGTGGCGCTCAAGCGCGGCATCACCCTGGACGACCTGCGCGACACGGTCGCCCTGCATCCGACCAGCGCCGAGGAAGTGGTGCTGATGCGCTGA
- a CDS encoding NAD(P)/FAD-dependent oxidoreductase, producing MGAAQVDVESADPVGARREDVVIVGAGVIGLACALILLEDGRRVRVIDAGRIGGGSSHGNCGTITPSHATPLAAPGVIAQAIKWVLTPDAPLYLHPKLDPQLWGWLLRFAARCNARDWRASAEAKAALLNDSRERLQEWVARYGLVCEFDGSGVDYVFRSEAGYAHGQHELDLLREFGVGVELIDGGAYEAQDPAFKPGVVGAIRFAHDAVLRPDSYVAELARAVRERGGELQEYCALKDLREDADGVALDTSHGVLLAREAVVALGAWSPKLAEAIGLPALKAAIQPGKGYSITYDRPELLPRRPVVLKEPKVCVTMWDSGYRLGSTMEFSGYDESLNPRRLAALERGAAQFLHQPLGPVERERWYGWRPMSIDDVPLIGRVPGRQRLWIANGHGMMGVSMSAGTGQLLADLIGGRAPAIDPHPYRPERFA from the coding sequence ATGGGCGCAGCGCAGGTGGATGTGGAATCGGCCGACCCCGTCGGGGCGCGGCGCGAGGACGTGGTGATCGTCGGCGCCGGCGTGATCGGCCTGGCCTGCGCGTTGATCCTGCTCGAGGACGGGCGGCGGGTGCGGGTGATCGACGCCGGCCGCATCGGCGGCGGCAGCTCGCACGGCAACTGCGGCACCATCACCCCGAGCCACGCCACCCCGCTGGCCGCGCCCGGCGTGATCGCGCAGGCGATCAAATGGGTGCTGACTCCGGACGCGCCGCTGTACCTGCATCCGAAGCTCGACCCGCAGCTGTGGGGCTGGCTGCTGCGTTTCGCCGCGCGCTGCAACGCGCGCGACTGGCGCGCCAGCGCCGAAGCGAAGGCGGCGCTGCTCAACGATTCGCGCGAGCGCCTGCAGGAATGGGTGGCGCGGTATGGGTTGGTGTGCGAATTCGACGGCTCCGGCGTCGATTACGTATTCCGTTCCGAGGCCGGCTACGCCCACGGCCAGCACGAACTCGATCTGCTGCGCGAATTCGGCGTCGGCGTGGAACTGATCGACGGCGGCGCCTACGAGGCCCAGGACCCGGCGTTCAAGCCCGGCGTGGTCGGCGCGATCCGCTTCGCCCACGACGCGGTGCTGCGTCCGGACAGCTACGTCGCCGAGCTGGCGCGCGCGGTGCGCGAGCGCGGCGGCGAGCTGCAGGAGTACTGCGCGCTGAAAGACCTGCGCGAAGACGCCGACGGCGTCGCGCTCGACACCAGCCACGGCGTGCTGCTGGCGCGCGAAGCGGTGGTGGCGCTGGGCGCGTGGTCGCCCAAGCTGGCCGAGGCGATCGGCCTGCCGGCGCTGAAGGCCGCGATCCAGCCCGGCAAGGGCTATTCGATCACCTACGACCGGCCCGAACTGCTGCCGCGGCGGCCGGTGGTGCTGAAGGAACCCAAGGTCTGCGTGACCATGTGGGACAGCGGCTACCGGCTCGGCAGCACCATGGAATTCTCGGGTTACGACGAAAGCCTCAACCCGCGCCGGCTGGCGGCGCTGGAGCGCGGCGCGGCGCAGTTCCTGCACCAGCCGCTGGGCCCGGTCGAGCGCGAGCGCTGGTACGGCTGGCGGCCGATGAGCATCGACGACGTGCCGCTGATCGGCCGCGTGCCGGGCCGCCAGCGCCTGTGGATCGCCAACGGCCACGGCATGATGGGCGTGAGCATGAGCGCCGGCACCGGCCAACTGCTGGCCGACCTGATCGGCGGGCGCGCGCCCGCGATCGACCCGCATCCTTACCGACCGGAGCGTTTTGCGTGA
- a CDS encoding M4 family metallopeptidase, which translates to MASGAANRFARRLSGRAATPAGAPSGDGSGRKNPLAHNGDTAIVGIGIGKAKLGAIRYRALTQYFVSSAGTSQAAADLYDSGSAEHQTVARAWSAVKVN; encoded by the coding sequence TTGGCCTCAGGCGCGGCCAACCGTTTCGCCCGCCGCTTGTCCGGACGCGCAGCGACTCCGGCCGGCGCCCCCTCCGGCGACGGCAGCGGTCGCAAGAACCCGTTGGCCCACAACGGCGACACCGCCATCGTCGGCATCGGCATCGGCAAGGCCAAGCTCGGCGCGATCCGGTACCGCGCGCTGACTCAGTACTTCGTCTCGAGCGCCGGCACGTCGCAGGCGGCGGCCGACCTGTACGACAGCGGCTCGGCCGAACACCAGACCGTGGCCCGGGCCTGGTCGGCGGTCAAGGTCAACTGA
- a CDS encoding M4 family metallopeptidase, whose amino-acid sequence MQPKIALLGGAILAAIAVLASQSSSIGATAAATAGATADARDAARPNAGAQAAVADAHAANARHSSPFAQLAAATGARAGSELASASSSEAQADASPAAARARGLLEGAAGDQLHRVAADGFRARDIMIDRDGTEHVRMERSYQGLPVVGGDFVVHSRDGQLLSISQGDDMRTLARPALKPAIGADRARVEAGAAFDGTASSVSQPQLVVFARGVAPTLAYRVDVRGERNNDPAPGNLSYFIDAGNGTLLHEEDHVHAAAANGTGKTLTLGNVGIVTNSVGGGFEMTDPSRGNGQTLDAGNGNSASGTLFKDADNVWGNNATSDRATAAADAHYGVAATWDYYKNVHGRNGIKNDGRGVKSYIHYKTNLVNAYWDGSSMLYGDGDGTTYRPLVALDVAGHEMTHGVTGATARLGYYNIKDSGGINEGISDIFGTLVEFSVANANDPGDYLIGEEVYISNPGDKKALRLMFKQDADGASKVCYPSGGFTASQTYARGPFDPHYTSGVLNRVFYLGSEGANVPAGFNYTKAQMVCNGDTAIAGIGRNKMGAIMYRALTRYFVSSTTYPQARTWTLQAATDLYGANSAEYAALARVWSAVNVN is encoded by the coding sequence ATGCAACCGAAGATCGCCCTGCTCGGCGGCGCCATCCTGGCCGCCATCGCCGTTCTCGCCAGCCAATCCTCCAGCATCGGCGCCACCGCCGCCGCGACCGCCGGCGCGACCGCCGACGCGCGCGACGCCGCCCGGCCGAACGCCGGCGCGCAGGCCGCCGTCGCCGACGCGCACGCGGCGAATGCGCGCCATTCCTCGCCGTTCGCCCAGCTCGCCGCCGCCACCGGCGCGCGCGCGGGCAGCGAACTGGCCTCCGCGTCCAGCTCCGAAGCGCAGGCCGACGCCTCGCCCGCCGCGGCGCGCGCGCGCGGCTTGCTCGAAGGCGCCGCCGGCGATCAGCTGCATCGCGTCGCCGCCGACGGCTTCCGCGCCCGCGACATCATGATCGACCGCGACGGCACCGAGCACGTGCGCATGGAGCGCAGCTACCAGGGCCTGCCGGTGGTCGGCGGCGACTTCGTCGTGCACAGCCGCGACGGCCAACTGCTGTCGATCAGCCAGGGCGACGACATGCGCACCCTCGCCCGCCCCGCGCTGAAGCCTGCGATCGGCGCCGACCGCGCCCGCGTCGAGGCCGGCGCGGCGTTCGACGGCACCGCTTCGTCGGTGTCGCAGCCGCAACTGGTGGTGTTCGCGCGCGGCGTCGCGCCGACCCTGGCCTATCGGGTCGACGTGCGCGGCGAGCGCAACAACGACCCGGCGCCGGGCAACCTCAGCTACTTCATCGACGCGGGCAACGGCACGCTGCTGCACGAAGAGGACCACGTCCACGCCGCGGCCGCCAACGGCACCGGCAAGACCCTGACCCTGGGCAACGTCGGCATCGTCACCAACTCGGTCGGCGGCGGGTTCGAGATGACCGACCCCAGCCGCGGCAACGGCCAGACCCTCGACGCCGGCAACGGCAACAGCGCCAGCGGCACGCTGTTCAAGGACGCCGACAACGTGTGGGGCAACAACGCCACCTCCGACCGCGCCACGGCCGCCGCCGACGCCCACTACGGTGTCGCCGCGACCTGGGACTATTACAAGAACGTGCACGGCCGCAACGGCATCAAGAACGACGGCCGCGGGGTCAAGAGCTACATCCACTACAAGACCAACCTGGTCAACGCCTACTGGGACGGCTCGTCGATGCTGTACGGCGACGGCGACGGCACCACCTACCGTCCGCTGGTCGCGCTCGACGTGGCCGGCCACGAAATGACCCACGGCGTCACCGGCGCGACCGCGCGGCTGGGCTACTACAACATCAAGGACAGCGGCGGCATCAACGAGGGCATCTCCGACATCTTCGGCACCCTGGTCGAGTTCAGCGTCGCCAACGCCAACGATCCGGGCGACTACCTGATCGGCGAAGAGGTCTACATCAGCAATCCCGGCGACAAGAAGGCGCTGCGCCTGATGTTCAAGCAGGACGCCGACGGCGCGTCGAAGGTCTGCTACCCCAGCGGCGGCTTCACCGCCTCGCAGACCTACGCGCGCGGCCCGTTCGATCCGCACTACACCTCCGGCGTGCTCAACCGCGTGTTCTACCTGGGCTCGGAAGGCGCCAACGTGCCGGCCGGCTTCAACTACACCAAGGCGCAGATGGTCTGCAACGGCGACACCGCGATCGCCGGCATCGGCCGCAACAAGATGGGCGCGATCATGTACCGCGCGCTGACCCGCTACTTCGTCTCCAGCACCACCTATCCGCAGGCGCGCACCTGGACCCTGCAGGCGGCGACCGACCTGTACGGCGCCAACTCGGCCGAGTACGCCGCGCTGGCGCGGGTGTGGAGCGCGGTCAACGTCAACTGA
- a CDS encoding DUF418 domain-containing protein, with translation MTASVPELAPVSVPERVTALDALRGLALLGILLSNVAAFAGPLNELHDGIDPTLRGSDRALATFVYVAIRDKAWTLFALLFGMGFAAMLGRAQAVGRGFGAVYLRRSVGLAAIGLVHAWAIWAGDILVTYALCAFALLALRRLSDEAWLALGCALYLAGTGFMLLVAASLTLPGVPQGGARELARAQAERAAEVAAYAHGDYAAAAAQRVHFFFDTTIAGWAVMLPLALGLFLIGAALMRSGTLADPARHRARLQAMLRYGGALGVGLTAASVALEPAPTVAVYTASSVLAQTLHIAGGLPLALAAIAAVALLLEAGARWPLRFAPAGRMALTHYLTQSLVATWLLYGHGLGQWGRWSYSALILAALLLFAAQMAFSAWWLRRFRFGPVEWLWRAYTYRRWPPLRVERGHAQRV, from the coding sequence ATGACCGCATCCGTCCCCGAACTCGCGCCCGTGTCCGTCCCCGAGCGGGTGACCGCGCTCGATGCGCTGCGCGGGCTGGCCTTGCTGGGAATCCTGCTGAGCAACGTCGCCGCGTTCGCCGGGCCGTTGAACGAGTTGCACGACGGCATCGATCCGACGCTGCGCGGCAGCGACCGGGCGCTGGCGACGTTCGTCTACGTGGCGATCCGCGACAAGGCCTGGACCCTGTTCGCGCTGCTGTTCGGCATGGGCTTCGCCGCCATGCTCGGGCGCGCGCAGGCGGTCGGGCGCGGGTTCGGCGCGGTGTACCTGCGCCGCAGCGTCGGTCTGGCGGCGATCGGTCTGGTCCATGCCTGGGCGATCTGGGCCGGCGACATTTTGGTGACCTATGCGTTGTGCGCGTTCGCGTTGCTGGCGCTGCGCCGGCTCTCCGACGAGGCCTGGTTGGCGCTGGGCTGCGCGCTGTACCTGGCGGGCACCGGCTTCATGCTGCTGGTGGCCGCATCGCTGACCTTGCCCGGCGTGCCCCAGGGCGGCGCCAGGGAACTGGCGCGCGCGCAGGCCGAGCGCGCGGCCGAAGTCGCCGCTTATGCCCACGGCGATTACGCCGCCGCCGCCGCGCAGCGCGTGCATTTCTTCTTCGACACCACGATCGCGGGCTGGGCAGTGATGTTGCCGCTGGCGCTGGGCCTGTTCCTGATCGGCGCGGCGCTGATGCGCAGCGGCACCCTCGCCGATCCGGCGCGCCATCGCGCGCGCCTGCAGGCGATGCTGCGCTACGGCGGCGCGCTCGGCGTCGGCCTGACCGCGGCCAGCGTGGCGCTGGAGCCGGCGCCGACGGTGGCGGTGTACACCGCGTCCTCGGTGCTGGCGCAGACCCTGCACATCGCCGGCGGCCTGCCGTTGGCGTTGGCGGCGATCGCCGCGGTGGCGCTGCTGCTCGAGGCCGGCGCGCGCTGGCCGCTGCGCTTCGCCCCGGCCGGGCGCATGGCGCTGACCCATTACCTGACCCAGTCGCTGGTCGCGACCTGGCTGTTGTACGGCCACGGCCTGGGCCAATGGGGCCGCTGGTCGTACAGCGCATTGATCCTGGCCGCGCTGCTGCTGTTCGCCGCGCAGATGGCGTTCAGCGCGTGGTGGTTGCGCCGGTTCCGGTTCGGACCGGTGGAATGGCTGTGGCGCGCCTACACCTACCGGCGTTGGCCGCCGCTGCGGGTCGAGCGCGGCCACGCACAACGGGTCTGA
- a CDS encoding FKBP-type peptidyl-prolyl cis-trans isomerase, whose translation MKIEKDRVVRFHYTVAEQGGEPVESSEGREPLAILIGHNNIIPGLEKAMDGREAGDKFEADVPAAEAYGERQEGLTQRVPKKYFKDAKLVPGMQAVLPTNFGPRAVTIQKVGMSVVDVDLNHPMAGKDLHFAIEIVEVREAAAEEIEHGHVHGDGGHAH comes from the coding sequence ATGAAAATCGAAAAAGATCGCGTCGTGCGTTTCCACTACACCGTAGCCGAGCAGGGCGGCGAGCCCGTGGAGAGCTCGGAAGGCCGCGAACCGCTGGCGATCCTGATCGGCCACAACAACATCATCCCGGGCCTGGAAAAGGCGATGGACGGCCGCGAGGCCGGCGACAAGTTCGAAGCCGACGTGCCGGCGGCCGAGGCCTACGGCGAGCGCCAGGAAGGCCTGACCCAGCGCGTGCCGAAGAAGTACTTCAAGGACGCCAAGCTGGTTCCGGGCATGCAGGCGGTGCTGCCGACCAACTTCGGCCCGCGCGCGGTGACGATCCAGAAGGTCGGCATGAGCGTGGTCGACGTCGACCTGAACCATCCGATGGCGGGCAAGGACCTGCACTTCGCGATCGAGATCGTGGAAGTGCGCGAAGCCGCGGCGGAAGAGATCGAGCACGGCCACGTCCACGGCGACGGCGGCCACGCCCACTGA
- a CDS encoding C40 family peptidase — MDCLVAAAASRQAIGVTKAAHYPGNTAPAPVRGRGPLLAAALALALCGLLAACGGGKQTVRRTPPPAQPTRVWPHVAPDNPEAANAVLMRAFSLVGTPYRYGGNTPEGGFDCSGLVNYVYRDMLALNLPRTSRDLAGYQGPRIDPLRLAAGDLVFFGSSGSVTHVGIYVGEGRFVHAPSSGGTVRLDRLDGPYWRDHYSGAKRILR, encoded by the coding sequence ATGGATTGTCTTGTCGCCGCCGCCGCGAGCCGCCAAGCTATCGGCGTGACGAAGGCCGCGCATTATCCCGGCAACACCGCTCCCGCGCCAGTTCGCGGCCGCGGGCCGTTGTTGGCCGCCGCGCTGGCCCTGGCCCTGTGCGGCCTGCTCGCCGCCTGCGGCGGCGGCAAGCAAACCGTGCGCCGCACCCCGCCGCCGGCCCAGCCGACGCGGGTCTGGCCGCATGTGGCCCCGGACAACCCCGAGGCCGCCAATGCCGTGCTGATGCGCGCCTTCAGCCTGGTCGGCACGCCGTACCGCTACGGCGGCAACACCCCGGAGGGCGGCTTCGACTGCAGCGGCCTGGTCAACTACGTCTACCGCGACATGCTGGCGCTGAACCTGCCGCGCACCTCGCGCGACCTGGCCGGCTACCAGGGCCCGCGCATCGACCCGCTGCGCCTGGCCGCCGGCGACCTGGTGTTCTTCGGCAGCTCCGGCAGCGTCACCCACGTAGGCATCTACGTCGGCGAGGGCCGCTTCGTGCACGCCCCCAGCAGCGGCGGCACGGTCCGGCTGGACCGGCTGGACGGTCCGTACTGGCGCGATCATTACAGCGGCGCCAAGCGCATTCTCAGATAG
- a CDS encoding C40 family peptidase: MASSLLPGGPSLRNDSADAPQASGGHMLPEAMTLSDRALMLATDLNRMLGQGQDIPLSKTDLPVAEQGRIKGMLQKALALLGTPYRWGGTSPDQGFDCSGLVGYVFRNALGIELPRVSREMAKTGEVIDRDAMTEGDLVFFGRRGRVDHVGIYLGEGRFVHAPRTGKDVTVSSLDSGYWSGKFMEARRVDGI, from the coding sequence ATGGCCTCGTCCCTGCTGCCGGGCGGCCCGTCGCTGCGCAACGACTCGGCCGACGCGCCGCAGGCCAGCGGCGGCCACATGCTGCCGGAGGCGATGACCCTCTCCGACCGCGCCCTGATGCTGGCGACCGACCTGAACCGCATGCTCGGCCAGGGCCAGGACATCCCGCTGAGCAAGACCGACCTGCCGGTCGCCGAACAGGGCCGGATCAAGGGCATGCTGCAGAAGGCGCTGGCCCTGCTGGGCACGCCCTACCGCTGGGGCGGCACCTCGCCGGACCAGGGGTTCGACTGCTCGGGCCTGGTCGGCTACGTGTTCCGCAACGCCCTGGGCATCGAACTGCCGCGCGTCTCGCGCGAGATGGCCAAGACCGGCGAAGTGATCGACCGCGACGCCATGACCGAAGGCGACCTGGTGTTCTTCGGCCGCCGCGGCCGCGTCGACCACGTCGGCATCTACCTCGGCGAAGGCCGCTTCGTGCACGCCCCGCGCACCGGCAAGGACGTGACCGTCTCGAGCCTGGACAGCGGCTACTGGAGCGGCAAGTTCATGGAAGCGCGCCGGGTCGACGGGATCTGA
- a CDS encoding acyl-CoA thioesterase — MKGQQRELNLRFLAQPTDVNYGGKVHGGMVMKWIDQAGYAAAVGWSGKYSVTVAVGGIRFVAPIRISDLVTVHTKLIHTGTSSMHFAVDVKARDPGLDDGEPEERLCTHCVIVFVAMDTVEGKPTPVPPWTPVTDDDKRLAEYALKVMELSKGIEATVERYVHEG, encoded by the coding sequence ATGAAAGGCCAGCAACGCGAATTGAACCTGCGCTTCCTGGCCCAGCCGACCGACGTCAACTACGGCGGCAAGGTCCACGGCGGCATGGTGATGAAGTGGATCGACCAGGCCGGCTACGCCGCGGCGGTCGGCTGGAGCGGCAAGTACAGCGTCACCGTCGCGGTCGGCGGCATCCGCTTCGTCGCCCCGATCCGGATCAGCGACCTGGTCACCGTCCACACCAAGCTGATCCACACCGGCACCAGCAGCATGCACTTCGCCGTCGACGTCAAGGCGCGCGACCCGGGCCTGGACGACGGCGAACCCGAAGAGCGCCTGTGCACCCACTGCGTGATCGTGTTCGTGGCGATGGACACGGTCGAAGGCAAGCCGACCCCGGTCCCGCCGTGGACCCCGGTCACCGACGACGACAAGCGCCTGGCCGAGTACGCGCTCAAGGTGATGGAGCTGAGCAAGGGCATCGAAGCGACGGTGGAGCGGTACGTGCACGAAGGGTGA
- a CDS encoding NADPH-dependent FMN reductase, whose translation MSASPTVSPPRLLAFAGSLRSGSYNRRLIPVLAEGARAAGAEVELIELRDYALPVYDGDIEAEAMPPNARRLQELMARHDGLLISTPEYNGSMPALVKNTLDWISRPLPDGRSGTALFADKVAGIVSASPGPLGGLRSLLVLRDALAKLGLIVVPQQVAVGQAGDKLHDYGELSDERQREAVHRVGAAVVRHLRVQGAAA comes from the coding sequence ATGTCCGCCAGCCCCACCGTTTCGCCCCCGCGCCTGCTCGCCTTCGCCGGCAGCCTGCGTTCGGGTTCCTACAACCGCCGCCTGATTCCGGTGCTCGCCGAAGGCGCGCGCGCCGCCGGCGCCGAGGTCGAGCTGATCGAACTGCGCGACTACGCGCTGCCGGTCTACGACGGCGACATCGAGGCCGAGGCGATGCCGCCCAACGCGCGCCGCCTGCAGGAACTGATGGCGCGGCACGACGGCCTGCTGATCTCCACGCCCGAGTACAACGGTTCGATGCCGGCGCTGGTCAAGAACACCCTCGACTGGATCTCGCGCCCGCTGCCCGACGGCCGCTCGGGCACCGCGCTGTTCGCCGACAAGGTCGCCGGCATCGTTTCCGCCTCGCCGGGGCCGCTGGGCGGGCTGCGCTCGCTGCTGGTGCTGCGCGACGCGCTGGCCAAGCTCGGCCTGATCGTGGTGCCGCAGCAGGTCGCGGTCGGCCAGGCCGGCGACAAGCTGCACGATTACGGCGAGCTCTCCGACGAACGCCAGCGCGAGGCCGTGCACCGCGTCGGCGCCGCCGTCGTGCGCCACCTGCGCGTGCAGGGAGCCGCCGCATGA
- a CDS encoding M16 family metallopeptidase, with amino-acid sequence MSLLKNPLALSLALILGLGAGAASAGPAAKLPERLPPLAPDKALPVPQIARKTLANGLEVWVVPRQGLPRVDYVLAVRNAGYAADAADASGFASLYAGLLVEGTAKLDAKAIAETAQGYGGAIGANATNDGVVLSGYALPSQAAPMLQLLSDVAEGASFPDDEVKLAQANALQGLKAAQAQPGFKATRALLAAVYGEHPYARSQPTEASINAITADKVRAEHARRFRPDRALLVITGRVGAEQAFKLAEASFGDWKASGEPVADVAPAPRAAPAQRVFVQRDGSVQSALRLGRPAIAATDADYVPAQLAGIVLGGGFSSRLMQNLREDKGYTYGARGGLTALRGGGMVQVSADVRNDVTGASLGEFVYEFGRLNDYPVPAQELEDTKRYVAGGYLIGNQQQRSVASSLAGNWLIGLPPEFLGEYVPKIRAIGADQVQAMAKKYYAVKDQSIVVVGDYKAVQAQLKEYGEFKQEK; translated from the coding sequence ATGAGTTTGCTGAAGAACCCACTCGCGCTGTCGCTCGCGCTGATCCTCGGCCTGGGCGCCGGCGCGGCCAGCGCCGGCCCCGCGGCCAAGCTGCCCGAACGCCTGCCGCCGCTGGCGCCCGACAAGGCGCTGCCGGTGCCGCAGATCGCCCGCAAGACCCTGGCCAACGGCCTGGAAGTGTGGGTGGTGCCGCGCCAGGGCCTGCCGCGCGTGGACTACGTGCTGGCGGTGCGCAACGCCGGCTACGCCGCCGACGCGGCCGACGCCTCGGGCTTCGCCTCGCTGTATGCGGGCCTGCTGGTGGAAGGCACCGCCAAGCTCGACGCCAAGGCCATCGCCGAGACCGCGCAGGGCTACGGCGGCGCGATCGGCGCCAACGCGACCAACGACGGCGTGGTGCTCAGCGGCTACGCGCTGCCGTCGCAGGCCGCGCCGATGCTGCAACTGCTGTCGGACGTGGCCGAAGGCGCCAGCTTCCCCGACGACGAGGTCAAGCTGGCCCAGGCCAACGCGCTGCAGGGCCTCAAGGCCGCGCAGGCGCAGCCCGGGTTCAAGGCCACGCGCGCGTTGCTGGCGGCGGTGTATGGCGAGCATCCCTATGCGCGCAGCCAGCCGACCGAGGCGTCGATCAACGCGATCACCGCCGACAAGGTCCGCGCCGAACACGCGCGCCGCTTCCGTCCCGACCGCGCCTTGCTGGTGATCACCGGCCGTGTCGGCGCCGAACAGGCGTTCAAGCTCGCCGAAGCCTCCTTCGGCGACTGGAAGGCCAGCGGCGAACCGGTCGCCGACGTCGCCCCCGCGCCGCGCGCCGCGCCGGCGCAGCGGGTGTTCGTGCAGCGCGACGGCAGCGTGCAGTCGGCGCTGCGCCTGGGCCGCCCGGCGATCGCCGCGACCGATGCGGACTACGTGCCCGCGCAATTGGCCGGCATCGTCCTGGGCGGCGGTTTCAGCAGCCGCCTGATGCAGAACCTGCGCGAGGACAAGGGCTACACCTACGGCGCCCGCGGCGGCCTCACCGCGCTGCGCGGCGGCGGCATGGTCCAGGTCTCGGCCGACGTGCGAAACGATGTCACCGGCGCCTCGCTGGGCGAGTTCGTCTACGAGTTCGGCCGCCTCAACGACTACCCGGTGCCGGCGCAGGAACTCGAAGACACCAAGCGCTACGTCGCCGGCGGTTATCTCATCGGCAACCAGCAGCAGCGCTCGGTCGCCTCCAGCCTGGCCGGCAACTGGCTGATCGGCCTGCCGCCGGAGTTCCTCGGCGAATACGTGCCGAAGATCCGCGCGATCGGCGCCGACCAGGTGCAGGCGATGGCCAAGAAGTACTACGCCGTCAAGGACCAGTCGATCGTGGTGGTCGGCGACTACAAGGCGGTGCAGGCGCAGCTCAAGGAGTACGGCGAGTTCAAGCAGGAGAAGTGA